The segment TGTGTTTACGCTGGAGCCAGAGGGTTCACAGGCGGTTACGATTACGTTCCCCAAACCCATGGAAGGCGAGTTTTCGGGTAGTATCACTATTTTGAGTAATGATCCGGACCGCGCTAAGCATACGCTGACGATTTCTGGCGTTGTTCAGCCGCTTTCTTTGGAGGCCAAATCGGATTTTGACGGTAGCGGTGTAATTGATTTTACTGATTTTCTCCTGTTTGTGGGTGCGTTTGGATCGGCTGAGTCCGAATACGATATCGATGGGAGTGGGAGTGTTGATTTTCCCGATTTTCTCCTGTTTGTGAGTGTATTTGGAAAGACGGTTGGAGGGTAGATTTGCGACTTTCGGCTTGACACTTATAGCGCAAACTTCTATGTTTTGTCCTCAAAGCTGTGACGGAGAAAAGTAGTCTGTTCCCAACTGCACAGAGAGGATGTGTCCCGGGCTGAGAGCACATCTACAGGATGCACAGGCGAAGTTCCCTCCCGAGCTGCAAAGCCGAATGGAAAGATAGTTTCCTATTAAGCCGAGCCGGTGGGTCCACCGATAATGGACAGGATGGTGATGGCCATCTACTGAGTGGTGCTTTTTAGCGCAAATAGGGTGGTACCGCGAAAGCTCTTTCGTCCCTATGATGACGAAGGGGCTTTTTTGTTGTCTAATACTAACATTGGAGTTTTTCTTGATTGATCTCGCATCTTTACATGCGCTCGAAATTCGCATTTTGCGTGTGTATGAAAACAATGCCGGTGCCGGGCAGTCCGATGCACAACTTCAAAGTGGTGCGGGCATGGGCGAAGGACAGGTTCGGCGTGCGGTTGAGTGGTTGATTTCCAAGCAGTTGCTGGAAGTTACGGAAGAAAATACGCGCGTGACGGTTTCGCTTACGGAAGTGGGACGGGAGTTTGTCTCAAAGGGCGCGACGCCAGAGACCGCACTTTTGTCCCGGGTGAGTGCAGAGCGCGTTGGGATCCAGGATTTGCAAGCCGACGAGCGTTTTGACAGAGGTGCCTGGGGTAGTGCATTTGGCGGTTTGAAAAAGGATGGGGTTGTCGATCTGGACAAAGGGGCTATTGTTATTGTCGATACAGATCGGGCTTCTTTTTTTCTTGATCGACTGATGCCAGAATTGTTTGAGAAATTTTCCGATACCGGAATTGAGATCGGCGATTTTCCCGAGGATATTGTCCAGTATATCGAAGCCAATGCCCGCAAACGCGGGGGGAGCAAGGCACCTGTTCGCCTGGACGAGCGCACGGAGCGGGTTTATTGCCTTACGGATGAAGGGCAGCGCGTGCTTGTGGAGGTTGTTAAAGCCAATCTCACGGGGGATGAGATTTCTCGTCTTACGGCGGAAATGATTCAGAAGGGCACATGGCAGGGTGCGTCTTTTCGCCGATATGATTTGTCGATTAAGCCGCCGCGCGTGCTTATTGGGAAGCATCATCCCTATCGGGCGTATCTCGATAATGTGCGGCGCCGGTTGATGGCGCTCGGTTTTGAAGAGATGAAGGGTTCGCTGGTCGAGACAGAGTTTTGGAATATGGATGCCCTTTTTATGCCGCAGTTCCACGCGGCGCGCAATATTCACGATGCGTATTATGTTACGGAGCCGACGAAATCCCGAGAGGCTGAAGAACCCTATTTTTCCAGGGTGGCGGAGGCGCATCAGAACGGGGGTGAGACGGGCTCGCGCGGGTGGCGATATGAATTTAATCCCGAGCAGTCGCGCCGCCTTATTTTGCGGAGTCAGGGTACTGCGCTTTCGGGGCGTACGCTTGCTTCAGAACCGAATATCCCGGGTAAATATTTCGCTCTTGCGCGTTGCTTTCGCCCGGATGATGTCGATGCCACGCA is part of the Gemmatimonadota bacterium genome and harbors:
- a CDS encoding phenylalanine--tRNA ligase subunit alpha → MIDLASLHALEIRILRVYENNAGAGQSDAQLQSGAGMGEGQVRRAVEWLISKQLLEVTEENTRVTVSLTEVGREFVSKGATPETALLSRVSAERVGIQDLQADERFDRGAWGSAFGGLKKDGVVDLDKGAIVIVDTDRASFFLDRLMPELFEKFSDTGIEIGDFPEDIVQYIEANARKRGGSKAPVRLDERTERVYCLTDEGQRVLVEVVKANLTGDEISRLTAEMIQKGTWQGASFRRYDLSIKPPRVLIGKHHPYRAYLDNVRRRLMALGFEEMKGSLVETEFWNMDALFMPQFHAARNIHDAYYVTEPTKSREAEEPYFSRVAEAHQNGGETGSRGWRYEFNPEQSRRLILRSQGTALSGRTLASEPNIPGKYFALARCFRPDDVDATHAADFFQAEGIVLGEEINFRSLLGLLKLFALEIAQSEDVRYVPDYFPFTEPSVELQAKHPVLGWIELGGAGLFRPELTRPLGVDVPVIAWGLGVDRMAMVALGINDIRDLFSTDLDLVRNTR